A genomic window from Natronorubrum aibiense includes:
- a CDS encoding FAD-dependent oxidoreductase encodes MCPLPETQDTTEYDCDVVIVGGGPAGCAAGVFTAREGLETVIFDRGRSSIQRCAYLENYLGFPAGIDIETLYELLHEHAETTGCKIVSDLVETVKHVDDGNGFVVETQEGDPVTARRVVAATRYDGEYMRGLDDDEAMFETYEHGGEEHETFDTAYADHDGTTPIEGLYVASPSDEADTQAIMAAGRGARVANRLIADVRVENGWWDEVAKGVDWVRRQAELDDEWTERETWIDWFDEYYAEDAPVAPDSERFRRVRTAVIDDSLSSYVTPDEIDSRIPAGHETLAARLDPASVVEAIEDETLLDGIDDDVIREYVSERPQFELDTR; translated from the coding sequence ATGTGTCCGCTACCAGAAACACAGGACACCACCGAGTACGACTGCGATGTCGTCATCGTCGGCGGTGGTCCGGCAGGCTGCGCTGCAGGCGTGTTCACCGCCCGCGAGGGCCTCGAGACGGTTATTTTCGACCGTGGTCGATCCTCGATCCAGCGCTGTGCCTATCTGGAGAACTATCTCGGATTCCCCGCGGGCATTGATATCGAAACGCTGTACGAGCTGTTGCACGAACACGCTGAGACCACGGGCTGTAAAATCGTTTCCGACCTCGTTGAGACAGTCAAACACGTCGATGACGGTAACGGATTCGTCGTCGAAACGCAGGAAGGCGATCCCGTCACCGCCCGGCGGGTCGTCGCAGCGACGCGGTACGACGGCGAGTACATGCGCGGGCTGGACGACGACGAAGCGATGTTCGAGACGTACGAACACGGCGGCGAGGAACACGAAACGTTCGATACCGCGTACGCCGACCACGACGGGACAACGCCGATCGAGGGTCTGTACGTCGCCTCCCCTTCCGATGAGGCAGATACGCAGGCGATTATGGCCGCCGGCCGGGGTGCGCGGGTGGCTAACCGCCTTATTGCCGATGTCCGAGTCGAGAACGGTTGGTGGGACGAGGTTGCCAAAGGCGTCGACTGGGTGCGCCGGCAGGCCGAACTCGACGACGAGTGGACTGAGCGCGAGACGTGGATCGACTGGTTCGACGAATACTACGCCGAGGATGCACCGGTTGCTCCCGACTCGGAGCGGTTCCGGCGGGTTCGGACGGCGGTTATTGATGATTCGCTATCGTCGTACGTGACGCCCGACGAAATCGACTCGAGAATACCGGCGGGACACGAGACGCTCGCAGCACGCCTCGACCCAGCGTCGGTCGTCGAAGCAATCGAAGACGAAACGCTTCTAGACGGTATCGACGACGACGTGATTCGGGAGTACGTCAGCGAGAGACCACAGTTCGAACTCGACACACGATGA
- a CDS encoding FecCD family ABC transporter permease produces MSGKRSNIGTDRTATSARNETRFGWLFDPKLATVILGCLAIVVVGGLIQVSYGAYSMTFAEAWRAVFNPNVVFNPQAWDAFLLGEAMPEMSTNSLIVWNIRLPRVFVAVLVGMNLGVSGAIFQAVTRNELASPFILGVSSGAGLMILLTLVVFGGLTAFLPLIAALGGAVAFLIVYAIAWKNGTSPVRLVLAGVIVGTVFGSLQTALFFFADDIGVVQSAIAWTTGSLTGTDWEQVRLVLPWTIVVVLLSIAGSRQMNVLLLGEQTAKSLGMSIEKVRFALSGVAVLAAAASIAVAGIVGFVGLIVPHMVRNLVGSDSKKLIIGCLFVGPALMVGADVGARLALNPTQIPVGIVTGLLGGPYFLYLMRKQENMGEI; encoded by the coding sequence ATGAGTGGGAAACGATCGAACATCGGAACGGACCGGACTGCGACGTCGGCGCGAAACGAGACGCGGTTCGGGTGGCTCTTCGATCCGAAGCTCGCGACGGTGATACTCGGCTGCCTCGCTATCGTGGTTGTCGGTGGGCTGATTCAGGTGAGCTACGGCGCCTACTCGATGACGTTTGCCGAGGCGTGGCGCGCCGTATTCAATCCGAACGTGGTGTTCAATCCGCAGGCCTGGGACGCGTTCTTACTGGGCGAAGCGATGCCCGAAATGAGTACCAACAGCCTCATTGTCTGGAACATTCGGCTCCCGCGGGTGTTCGTTGCGGTCCTCGTCGGGATGAATCTCGGCGTCTCCGGGGCGATTTTCCAGGCCGTGACTCGGAACGAACTCGCGAGTCCGTTCATCCTCGGTGTCTCCTCCGGTGCGGGGCTCATGATCTTGTTGACGCTCGTCGTGTTCGGGGGGCTGACAGCGTTCCTCCCGCTGATCGCCGCTCTCGGGGGTGCCGTTGCGTTTCTTATCGTCTACGCGATCGCCTGGAAGAACGGGACATCGCCGGTTCGACTGGTACTCGCCGGCGTCATCGTCGGAACGGTTTTCGGCTCGCTGCAGACAGCGCTGTTCTTCTTCGCGGACGACATCGGCGTCGTTCAGTCAGCCATTGCGTGGACTACTGGATCGCTGACCGGGACCGACTGGGAACAAGTCCGACTTGTGCTCCCGTGGACGATTGTGGTTGTTCTCCTCTCCATCGCCGGTTCGCGCCAGATGAACGTTCTCCTGCTGGGCGAACAGACGGCAAAATCGCTGGGGATGTCGATCGAGAAAGTTCGGTTCGCGCTGTCGGGTGTTGCGGTCCTCGCGGCAGCGGCGAGCATCGCCGTCGCCGGCATCGTCGGCTTTGTCGGCCTCATCGTGCCACACATGGTACGAAACCTCGTCGGTAGCGACTCGAAGAAGCTGATTATCGGTTGTCTGTTCGTCGGTCCGGCGTTGATGGTCGGTGCCGATGTGGGTGCGCGACTCGCGTTGAATCCGACACAGATACCCGTTGGGATCGTAACCGGTCTCCTCGGCGGCCCGTACTTCCTCTATCTGATGCGAAAGCAAGAGAACATGGGTGAAATCTAG